One genomic window of Phoenix dactylifera cultivar Barhee BC4 unplaced genomic scaffold, palm_55x_up_171113_PBpolish2nd_filt_p 000537F, whole genome shotgun sequence includes the following:
- the LOC103713286 gene encoding uncharacterized protein LOC103713286 isoform X1 yields the protein MEHLKEKNGWKAIPQFGGWDQKAGGATNYSMVFSQARANRKQNKTELKRPGYEEDLMAYQRYQRYEDGSVTPTQKRKKVLRYCCIVA from the exons ATGGAGCACCTCAAAGAG AAGAATGGTTGGAAGGCTATCCCTCAATTTGGGGGATGGGATCAAAAGGCTGGAGGTGCCACTAACTATTCCATGGTCTTTTCACAAGCTCGTGCTAATAGGAAGCAGAACAAGACTGAGCTGAAACGACCAGGGTATGAAGAGGACCTCATGGCATACCAACGTTATCAGCGTTATGAAGATGGCTCTGTGACG CCTAcgcagaaaagaaagaaagttctGCGCTATTGCTGTATCGTGGCTTGA
- the LOC103713286 gene encoding uncharacterized protein LOC103713286 isoform X2 → MEHLKENGWKAIPQFGGWDQKAGGATNYSMVFSQARANRKQNKTELKRPGYEEDLMAYQRYQRYEDGSVTPTQKRKKVLRYCCIVA, encoded by the exons ATGGAGCACCTCAAAGAG AATGGTTGGAAGGCTATCCCTCAATTTGGGGGATGGGATCAAAAGGCTGGAGGTGCCACTAACTATTCCATGGTCTTTTCACAAGCTCGTGCTAATAGGAAGCAGAACAAGACTGAGCTGAAACGACCAGGGTATGAAGAGGACCTCATGGCATACCAACGTTATCAGCGTTATGAAGATGGCTCTGTGACG CCTAcgcagaaaagaaagaaagttctGCGCTATTGCTGTATCGTGGCTTGA